From the genome of Cognaticolwellia beringensis, one region includes:
- a CDS encoding cell division protein ZapA — protein MSQHTVTINVANKRLKVACPAGHESALLQAANEINQRLEQDAKKSQSVKSPEQALVMMSLNLAHDLLQTRNDLEQEREKMQSKIELLQATIEQAVNRPKTA, from the coding sequence ATGAGCCAACACACAGTTACTATAAATGTTGCCAACAAACGACTAAAAGTCGCTTGTCCTGCTGGCCATGAGTCTGCGTTGTTGCAAGCGGCGAATGAAATAAACCAACGTTTAGAGCAAGACGCCAAGAAATCTCAATCAGTAAAATCCCCCGAACAAGCCTTAGTTATGATGTCATTAAACCTTGCCCATGATTTACTTCAAACTCGTAATGATTTAGAGCAAGAACGTGAAAAAATGCAAAGCAAAATCGAATTGCTACAAGCGACTATTGAACAAGCGGTAAACCGCCCAAAAACTGCCTAA
- a CDS encoding UPF0149 family protein, with translation MADSTSLDFSSVQAILTSEGIEAHAAEIHGVLTGLISAGFEFESSDYIAMVNDMLNNAEGLPTAIKSLVKDIYSDIWQKILDDSYGFQLMLPDDDDSIIERGHALGKWVQGFNLGFGLQQTKNAALSEDVKEVLVDFGEIANLSDEMEENEATEQAYFEIAEYVRISALLCFTELGAPPAQQDKTETLH, from the coding sequence ATGGCTGATAGCACCTCTTTAGATTTTTCCTCCGTACAAGCGATTTTAACTAGTGAAGGTATCGAAGCACATGCCGCTGAAATTCATGGTGTGCTCACAGGTTTGATTTCTGCTGGCTTTGAGTTTGAAAGTAGTGACTATATCGCTATGGTTAACGACATGCTCAATAATGCTGAAGGATTACCAACAGCAATTAAAAGCTTAGTAAAAGACATTTACAGTGATATTTGGCAGAAAATTCTTGATGACTCGTATGGTTTCCAATTAATGCTACCAGATGACGACGACTCAATTATTGAACGCGGACATGCACTGGGTAAATGGGTACAAGGCTTTAACTTAGGCTTTGGCTTACAACAAACAAAAAATGCGGCTTTGTCTGAAGATGTTAAAGAAGTGCTGGTAGATTTTGGTGAAATTGCTAACTTGTCTGACGAAATGGAAGAAAATGAAGCTACCGAGCAAGCTTATTTTGAAATTGCTGAATATGTCAGAATTTCCGCTTTACTCTGTTTTACCGAATTAGGCGCACCACCAGCGCAACAGGATAAAACAGAAACTTTGCACTAG
- the pepP gene encoding Xaa-Pro aminopeptidase yields MIKNTLLPVAEFLQRRNDFIAQMPANSLALISAGKEVTRSNDTEYPFCQSKHFYYLTGFNEPDAILVLIKGDESAKSILFSREKDPLQEIWHGRRVGQVQAIEMYKFDNCFSLDEVDEQLLPLFMGKAAVLICQQEQNQFQQQVLTWLAEIRKAARTGVKAPTTLIDCSGLLDEMRLHKSNAELDIMRQVNVISGAAHQRAMQQTQAGKFEYQIEAELLHEFATNGARHPAYNSIVAGGDNANILHYTDNDEVLNDGDLLLIDAGGELAGYAADITRTFPVNGKFNTEQSTLYQLVLDSQVLAINAIKPGQTLAELNRIVCEFLTQGLYDLGILKGNVNVLLAQRACKKYFIHGLGHWLGLDVHDVGDYHASPQREQLRPFVAGMVMTIEPGIYIPSSDKTVDEKWRGIGVRIEDNILVTATGFENITVNAPKTIADIEALMSQ; encoded by the coding sequence ATGATCAAAAATACCTTGTTGCCCGTTGCTGAGTTTCTTCAGCGAAGAAACGATTTTATTGCCCAAATGCCAGCCAATAGCCTTGCACTAATTTCTGCCGGCAAAGAAGTCACGCGCAGTAATGATACCGAATATCCGTTTTGCCAAAGTAAGCACTTTTATTATCTCACTGGTTTTAACGAACCAGATGCAATTTTGGTATTAATTAAAGGTGATGAGTCAGCGAAAAGCATTTTATTTTCCCGTGAAAAAGACCCTCTACAAGAAATTTGGCATGGGCGGCGCGTTGGTCAAGTACAAGCTATTGAAATGTACAAGTTTGACAACTGCTTTAGTTTAGACGAAGTTGACGAGCAATTATTGCCGCTATTTATGGGCAAAGCGGCGGTATTAATTTGTCAGCAAGAGCAAAATCAATTTCAGCAACAAGTACTCACATGGTTAGCTGAAATTAGAAAAGCGGCTCGAACTGGTGTTAAAGCGCCAACCACCTTGATTGATTGCAGTGGTTTACTCGATGAGATGCGTTTACATAAATCCAATGCCGAGCTCGACATTATGCGTCAAGTTAATGTCATTAGTGGCGCTGCACATCAACGAGCCATGCAACAAACTCAAGCGGGTAAATTTGAATATCAAATAGAAGCAGAATTACTGCACGAATTTGCCACTAATGGCGCGCGTCATCCTGCATACAATTCAATTGTTGCTGGTGGCGACAATGCCAATATTTTACATTACACCGACAATGACGAAGTGCTCAATGACGGTGACTTATTATTGATTGATGCCGGTGGAGAGTTAGCCGGTTATGCCGCTGATATCACCCGTACATTTCCGGTGAATGGCAAATTTAATACTGAACAAAGCACTCTCTATCAATTAGTGCTTGATAGCCAAGTATTAGCTATTAACGCCATTAAACCTGGCCAAACGCTTGCCGAATTAAACCGCATAGTTTGTGAGTTTCTCACCCAAGGTTTATATGATTTAGGCATTTTAAAGGGTAACGTAAACGTATTATTAGCCCAACGTGCCTGTAAAAAGTATTTTATTCATGGTTTAGGGCACTGGTTAGGTCTTGATGTACATGATGTTGGTGATTACCATGCTAGCCCACAGCGCGAGCAATTACGTCCGTTTGTCGCCGGTATGGTCATGACTATTGAACCGGGTATTTACATCCCAAGCAGTGATAAAACAGTTGATGAAAAATGGCGTGGTATTGGCGTGCGTATCGAAGACAATATATTGGTAACCGCAACCGGTTTTGAAAACATAACGGTTAATGCGCCAAAAACCATCGCTGATATTGAAGCGTTAATGTCGCAGTAA
- the ubiH gene encoding 2-octaprenyl-6-methoxyphenyl hydroxylase → MEKSAASSNNIPDTAKHFDVIISGGGLSGSLMALSLSALRDHNQKPLKIAIIEANSILTESTPSFDDRVLALSHGSADYLASVGAWQYLQNHAEPIKNIHISDRGYYGKARLYAQHHSVDALGYVADMPSIGAAFLKALATKSNVTWFTPDSINDIKWQAEQVNVELSSGIKLSAALLLACDGAKSPCRQFANIATTCRDYQQSALIANVATTVHHNNIAYERFTETGPIAMLPLSNSTKASAKYSPAKKNSAGRCSLVWTLTPELAEKMLNLSDNEFSQQLEQAFGHWLGNITQVGKRVIYPLKLVQASEQVYHRMALIGNASHTIHPIAGQGFNLGLRDVSEMTEVVKKALAQQQDIGTFASLMQYGKARQQDQKQVISLTDSLVTLFSNQLPPLVAGRNIGLKVLNYFPTLKNALVKKTMGY, encoded by the coding sequence ATGGAAAAGAGTGCAGCTAGCTCAAATAATATCCCTGATACCGCCAAGCACTTTGATGTGATCATTTCGGGTGGCGGTTTATCGGGTAGCCTTATGGCGCTGAGCCTATCTGCGCTGCGTGATCATAATCAAAAACCTCTGAAAATAGCTATTATCGAAGCTAACTCTATATTAACAGAATCGACGCCGAGCTTTGATGATCGCGTATTAGCTTTATCACATGGTAGTGCTGACTATTTAGCTTCTGTTGGCGCGTGGCAGTATTTACAAAATCATGCTGAGCCGATCAAAAACATTCATATTTCAGATCGCGGTTATTATGGTAAAGCACGGCTTTATGCCCAGCATCACAGTGTTGATGCGCTTGGCTATGTTGCTGATATGCCGAGCATTGGCGCGGCTTTTTTAAAAGCATTAGCCACCAAAAGTAATGTGACTTGGTTTACCCCTGACAGTATTAACGATATTAAATGGCAAGCTGAGCAAGTTAATGTCGAGTTAAGTTCTGGGATAAAATTATCCGCAGCTTTATTACTGGCATGTGATGGCGCAAAATCGCCATGTCGACAATTTGCTAACATTGCCACTACCTGTCGTGACTATCAGCAGTCGGCGTTAATCGCCAATGTTGCCACCACAGTACATCACAATAATATTGCCTATGAACGCTTTACCGAAACGGGCCCAATTGCCATGCTGCCTTTGTCGAATTCGACAAAGGCTAGTGCTAAATATAGCCCAGCAAAGAAAAATAGTGCAGGGCGCTGCTCTTTGGTGTGGACATTAACCCCTGAGCTTGCGGAAAAAATGCTGAACCTGTCAGATAACGAATTTTCTCAGCAGTTAGAGCAAGCATTTGGGCATTGGCTCGGCAATATAACCCAAGTCGGTAAACGGGTTATTTATCCACTTAAATTAGTACAAGCGAGCGAGCAGGTTTATCATCGTATGGCGCTAATTGGAAATGCTTCACACACTATTCATCCTATTGCCGGACAAGGTTTTAATTTAGGACTACGGGATGTTAGCGAGATGACAGAGGTAGTAAAAAAAGCTTTAGCACAGCAACAAGATATCGGTACTTTTGCGAGTTTAATGCAATATGGCAAGGCGCGTCAGCAAGATCAAAAACAAGTGATCAGCTTAACCGACTCTTTAGTGACGTTGTTTTCGAATCAGTTACCACCGTTAGTAGCAGGGCGCAATATTGGTTTAAAAGTATTAAACTATTTTCCAACGCTTAAAAACGCGCTAGTTAAGAAAACGATGGGTTATTAG